One genomic segment of Ferrimonas sp. YFM includes these proteins:
- a CDS encoding Mpo1-like protein, whose product MKSVEQWFAEYGESHRNPTNKTIHWICVPLITFSVLGMLWSLSPWAALAAVVFSLLFYLRLSRPLAVAMAAIAALMLWVISNLAQILMLSVLIFVLAWIGQFYGHHVEGKKPSFFKDVQFLLIGPIWLLGFIFRKQGWQY is encoded by the coding sequence ATGAAATCCGTAGAGCAATGGTTTGCGGAGTATGGCGAGAGCCACCGCAACCCCACCAACAAGACCATTCACTGGATCTGCGTGCCGCTGATCACCTTCAGCGTCCTCGGCATGTTGTGGTCCCTGTCACCCTGGGCCGCCCTGGCCGCCGTGGTGTTCTCGCTTCTGTTTTACCTGCGACTGTCCCGCCCGCTGGCGGTGGCCATGGCCGCGATTGCCGCCCTGATGTTGTGGGTGATCAGCAATCTGGCCCAGATTCTGATGCTCAGTGTGCTGATCTTCGTCCTGGCCTGGATTGGTCAGTTCTATGGTCATCACGTTGAAGGGAAGAAACCCAGTTTCTTTAAAGATGTGCAGTTCCTGCTGATCGGCCCCATCTGGCTGCTCGGATTTATCTTCCGCAAACAGGGGTGGCAGTATTGA
- a CDS encoding HD domain-containing phosphohydrolase: protein MAVSEVRVPVNKLEVGQSIRLPLSWKEHPFLFSRFTIKDSQQIAIIAKLGLKYVYLQADPASAELMQQSLQAEPQVAPSPEPAQPSEEELALLRAQEQERQETIDYHRQVRRCEQAYNKALEQLKAAYGYLAASPDRAFAEASSVIATVQEQLEAHGEQVLLLQVSANQDGKGLHYHGLNVCVLAMILGRTCDFEPADIRLVAMAALFHDVGKLRIPHSILNKRIPLTKPEQAYVDAHPKMALEMLKGAALGHKRIKQMVANHHEMLDGSGYPQGLKGEAICTLTQLLSVANEYDHLINGSHKRLSPHLALAYLFKFRRGQLNPEFMQNLVKVLGLYPTGSLVRLSNDAVAKVVGVDEQDQKSPRVIIYDPKVPRREARVVSLVGLGLKVQEPLVEAELPSSIRDYLSLNLGGA from the coding sequence ATGGCGGTTTCTGAAGTACGGGTACCAGTGAACAAGCTGGAGGTGGGCCAGTCCATTCGGCTGCCCCTCTCCTGGAAGGAGCACCCGTTTCTGTTCAGCCGCTTTACCATTAAGGACTCTCAGCAGATAGCCATCATCGCCAAGCTGGGCCTTAAGTATGTCTACTTGCAGGCGGACCCGGCCTCGGCTGAGCTGATGCAGCAATCTTTGCAAGCCGAACCCCAGGTGGCCCCGTCACCGGAGCCGGCACAGCCCAGCGAAGAGGAGCTGGCCTTGCTTCGGGCTCAGGAGCAGGAACGCCAGGAAACCATCGACTACCACCGTCAGGTGCGCCGCTGTGAGCAGGCGTACAACAAAGCCCTGGAGCAGCTTAAGGCGGCCTATGGCTATCTTGCCGCGTCCCCTGACCGGGCGTTTGCCGAAGCCAGCTCGGTGATCGCCACTGTCCAGGAGCAGTTAGAGGCCCATGGCGAACAGGTGTTGCTGCTGCAGGTGTCCGCCAACCAGGACGGAAAGGGGCTGCACTATCACGGGCTCAATGTCTGCGTGCTGGCGATGATCCTGGGCAGAACCTGCGATTTTGAACCTGCGGACATTCGCCTGGTGGCGATGGCGGCGCTGTTTCACGACGTGGGTAAGCTGCGCATTCCTCACAGCATTTTGAACAAGCGTATTCCCCTGACCAAGCCGGAGCAGGCCTATGTGGATGCCCATCCCAAGATGGCCCTGGAGATGCTCAAGGGCGCGGCTCTGGGGCATAAACGCATCAAGCAGATGGTGGCCAACCACCATGAGATGCTCGATGGCAGTGGCTATCCGCAGGGGCTAAAAGGGGAGGCGATTTGCACCCTGACTCAGCTGCTCAGTGTGGCCAATGAGTACGATCATCTGATCAACGGCTCCCACAAACGTCTGTCTCCCCACCTGGCACTGGCTTACCTGTTCAAGTTCCGAAGGGGTCAGTTGAATCCGGAGTTTATGCAGAACCTGGTCAAGGTGCTGGGTCTGTATCCGACCGGGTCTCTGGTCAGGCTCAGCAACGACGCCGTGGCCAAGGTGGTGGGCGTGGATGAGCAGGACCAGAAATCCCCCAGGGTGATCATCTATGATCCCAAGGTGCCGCGCCGTGAAGCGAGGGTGGTGAGTCTGGTGGGCTTGGGTCTTAAAGTTCAGGAGCCTCTGGTGGAAGCTGAGCTGCCATCCTCCATTCGCGATTATTTAAGCCTTAACCTCGGAGGGGCCTGA
- a CDS encoding NAD(P)H-binding protein, whose amino-acid sequence MSHILVVGAGWLGLPLSAALTQAGHRVTATRRSSDGLQAIADVGATPLQLDLQQPIPALPQCDLMVLCLPPGRQPDAAPFHERLTPLFDAAAEAGVTKVLFTSATSVYGSVQGRVDERAELDSGERAARMLKVEQEIRARFDQVTVLRLAGLVGGERHPGRFLAGKSGLLGAQDPVNLVHRDDVISAILALIGADLWGETFNLASPHHPGRKAYYLHCARCLGLAAPSFDSEHHQPRWVVGDKIAQALGWRYRHTNLYALPELTR is encoded by the coding sequence ATGTCCCATATTCTTGTTGTCGGAGCCGGTTGGCTCGGACTGCCCCTGTCTGCCGCCCTGACTCAGGCCGGCCATAGGGTGACCGCCACCCGACGCAGCAGCGATGGCTTGCAGGCGATTGCCGACGTTGGCGCCACCCCTTTGCAGCTGGATCTGCAGCAACCCATTCCTGCGCTGCCTCAGTGCGATCTCATGGTGCTCTGCCTGCCACCCGGTCGTCAGCCGGATGCGGCGCCGTTTCATGAGCGGCTGACACCGCTGTTTGATGCCGCCGCGGAAGCGGGCGTCACTAAGGTTCTCTTCACCAGTGCCACCAGTGTCTATGGCAGTGTTCAGGGCAGGGTGGATGAGCGCGCCGAGCTGGACAGCGGAGAGCGGGCAGCGCGCATGCTCAAGGTTGAGCAGGAGATTCGGGCGCGTTTTGACCAGGTGACGGTACTGCGTCTGGCGGGCCTGGTGGGCGGTGAGCGTCATCCAGGCCGATTCCTGGCTGGTAAAAGCGGCCTGTTGGGGGCGCAGGATCCGGTGAATCTGGTGCACCGGGATGATGTGATCTCCGCCATTCTGGCGCTGATCGGCGCAGACCTTTGGGGCGAGACCTTTAACCTGGCCTCCCCCCACCATCCGGGGCGCAAGGCGTATTACCTTCACTGCGCCAGGTGCCTAGGTCTGGCAGCGCCCAGCTTCGATTCAGAGCACCATCAGCCCAGGTGGGTGGTGGGAGATAAGATTGCCCAGGCCCTGGGCTGGCGCTATCGCCACACCAACCTCTATGCCTTGCCGGAGCTGACCCGGTAA
- a CDS encoding metalloregulator ArsR/SmtB family transcription factor: MSSTQQQLLSLLKRLGPSPVAPLASELEMTTMGARQHLEKLEQQQLVGHFDKRQGKGRPSRHWHLTRQGHQSFGDRHNDVAIQMINSIVSLQGKDAVDQVLAHRAEQQLAEYSEKLSGTDDLPARLALLAELRTQEGYLARVEQEGEQWLLIEDHCPICSAAAACQGFCRNELALFRQLLAPAQVEREQHILAGAHRCCYRVSSGKA; the protein is encoded by the coding sequence ATGTCCTCAACCCAACAACAGCTGTTGTCCCTGCTCAAGCGTCTGGGCCCCAGCCCGGTTGCTCCTCTGGCATCCGAGCTTGAGATGACCACCATGGGCGCCAGGCAGCACCTGGAAAAACTGGAGCAGCAACAACTGGTGGGCCACTTCGACAAGAGGCAGGGCAAGGGCCGTCCCAGCCGACACTGGCATTTGACCCGTCAGGGGCATCAAAGTTTCGGAGACCGACACAATGATGTGGCAATTCAGATGATTAACAGCATCGTTTCCCTGCAGGGCAAGGATGCCGTCGACCAGGTTCTGGCCCATAGGGCCGAGCAGCAATTGGCTGAATACAGTGAGAAGCTGTCAGGTACTGACGATTTGCCAGCCAGGTTGGCTCTGCTGGCGGAGCTGCGCACTCAGGAGGGCTACCTGGCACGGGTTGAGCAAGAGGGTGAACAGTGGCTGCTGATTGAGGACCACTGCCCCATCTGCAGCGCGGCGGCAGCCTGTCAGGGCTTCTGCCGCAATGAACTGGCCCTGTTCCGGCAACTGCTGGCGCCTGCCCAGGTGGAGCGCGAACAACACATCCTGGCAGGCGCTCACCGTTGCTGTTACCGGGTCAGCTCCGGCAAGGCATAG
- a CDS encoding SIMPL domain-containing protein (The SIMPL domain is named for its presence in mouse protein SIMPL (signalling molecule that associates with mouse pelle-like kinase). Bacterial member BP26, from Brucella, was shown to assemble into a channel-like structure, while YggE from E. coli has been associated with resistance to oxidative stress.), with product MKAWLMAILIAVPLGAMAEGRWVEVSGQAQGQLPVDKVQLQSRIELVAKDPVSAKEQVDAQVARLLALFREHNIPKQSVDAGSLRVSAEYHYEDRTRELVGYRASRSIGLNLDAAESGKWLALLLENGVNQVDEPRYWSSEGDKFEKQLMETAFNDALDKAKRLAKVSGNKLGEVLMIQESRGSMPRPMMAMSRMEADVAYQPGGQEVTATVLIRVALAD from the coding sequence ATGAAGGCTTGGTTGATGGCGATACTAATAGCGGTACCACTGGGTGCCATGGCCGAGGGTCGCTGGGTGGAGGTCTCCGGTCAGGCTCAGGGGCAGTTGCCGGTGGATAAGGTGCAACTTCAGTCCCGCATCGAACTGGTGGCCAAGGATCCGGTCAGTGCCAAGGAGCAGGTGGATGCTCAGGTCGCCAGGTTGTTGGCGCTGTTTCGTGAGCACAATATCCCCAAGCAGAGTGTGGATGCCGGTTCGCTGAGGGTTTCCGCCGAATACCACTACGAAGATCGCACTCGGGAGCTGGTGGGCTATCGTGCCAGCCGCAGTATCGGCCTGAACCTGGATGCGGCAGAGTCTGGCAAATGGCTGGCACTGCTGCTGGAAAATGGCGTCAATCAGGTGGATGAGCCCAGATACTGGTCCAGTGAAGGGGATAAGTTTGAAAAGCAGTTGATGGAAACCGCCTTCAACGATGCCCTGGACAAAGCCAAGCGGCTGGCCAAGGTCAGCGGCAACAAGCTGGGTGAGGTGCTGATGATTCAGGAGTCTCGGGGCAGCATGCCCAGACCCATGATGGCCATGAGCCGGATGGAGGCGGATGTGGCCTATCAACCCGGTGGCCAGGAAGTGACGGCCACCGTGCTGATCCGGGTTGCGCTGGCGGATTAA
- a CDS encoding thiol:disulfide interchange protein DsbA/DsbL: MIARLFALALMAVAFVAPAQEFKEGVHYKVVDGLSESKTPVIREFFSYYCGHCYRFDPAFKQITLALGDKIHVEKTHVSFNRDSWKLAAKGFYISEILGVSEQTHKAFFERIQRDGKPINTDAELKQFFVSHGVSAADYRKAAGSADLKLKLADGDSRTMLAQITGVPSVVVNGKYLIVNPGRTLADYLALVEYLMTNP, translated from the coding sequence GTGATTGCGAGACTGTTCGCGTTAGCGCTGATGGCTGTGGCCTTTGTGGCCCCTGCCCAGGAGTTCAAGGAGGGGGTTCACTACAAGGTGGTGGATGGCCTGTCCGAGTCCAAGACCCCGGTGATCAGGGAGTTTTTCTCCTACTACTGCGGGCATTGCTACCGTTTCGACCCGGCGTTCAAGCAGATCACCCTGGCCCTGGGTGACAAGATCCATGTGGAAAAGACCCATGTGAGCTTCAATCGTGACAGCTGGAAGCTGGCGGCAAAGGGCTTCTACATCAGTGAGATTCTCGGGGTCAGCGAGCAGACCCATAAGGCGTTTTTCGAGCGCATTCAGCGTGATGGCAAGCCGATTAATACCGATGCCGAATTGAAGCAGTTTTTTGTTTCTCATGGCGTCAGTGCAGCGGATTACCGCAAGGCCGCCGGCAGCGCCGATCTTAAGCTGAAACTGGCAGACGGTGACAGCCGCACCATGCTGGCTCAGATCACCGGCGTACCCTCGGTGGTGGTGAACGGCAAGTACCTGATCGTTAATCCCGGGCGCACTCTGGCTGATTACCTGGCCCTGGTTGAGTACCTGATGACCAACCCCTGA
- a CDS encoding DUF4212 domain-containing protein translates to MAFESTESAKAYWKENLRLLLSLLVIWFVVSFGLGILLVEPLNSIKLFGFKLGFWFAQQGAIYVFVALIFVYVAKMNALDKKYKVQED, encoded by the coding sequence ATGGCATTCGAAAGCACCGAATCCGCCAAAGCGTATTGGAAGGAAAATCTCAGGCTGCTGTTGTCACTGCTGGTGATCTGGTTTGTGGTCTCCTTTGGTTTAGGCATCTTGCTGGTGGAGCCCTTGAACAGCATCAAGCTATTTGGCTTTAAGCTCGGGTTCTGGTTTGCCCAACAGGGGGCGATCTACGTCTTTGTGGCGTTGATTTTTGTCTATGTGGCCAAGATGAACGCCCTGGACAAGAAGTACAAAGTTCAGGAAGACTAG
- a CDS encoding sodium:solute symporter family protein: MDLQTLTFIVVGLTFALYIGIAIWAKAGSTNEFYVAGGGVPPVANGMATAADWMSAASFISMAGLISFMGYDGGVYLMGWTGGYVLLALCLAPYLRKFGKFTVPDFIGDRYYSQVARIVAVVCAIFVCFTYVAGQMRGVGVVFSRFLEVDIVTGVVIGMAIVFFYAVLGGMKGITYTQVAQFCVLITAYLVPAVFISIMMTNNPLPQLGFGSTLNDGSGMYLLDKLDGLSTELGFNQYTDGSKSTIDVFFITAALMVGTAGLPHVIVRFFTVPKVSDARLSAGWALVFIAMLYTTAPAVASFARVNMINTINGEDGRGIVGEQAPSWVKNWSDTGLISWEDKNGDGRMFYSGDERNEMKIDRDIMVLANPEIAELPNWVIALVAAGGVAAALSTSAGLLLVISTSVSHDLLKRSLMPNITDRQELTYARVAAAVAIVVAGYLGINPPGFVAQVVAFAFGLAASSFFPAIIMGIFSKKMNKEGAIAGMISGITFTAAYIIYFKFINPTGNVPENWWFGISPEGIGTLGMMVNFIVAFAVSKVTAAVPQDVQDLVEQIRFPKGSGKAQAH; this comes from the coding sequence ATGGATCTGCAAACACTCACCTTTATTGTCGTCGGTTTGACCTTTGCGCTGTACATAGGTATTGCGATCTGGGCCAAGGCCGGCTCCACCAACGAGTTCTACGTGGCCGGCGGCGGCGTGCCTCCTGTGGCCAACGGCATGGCCACGGCCGCCGACTGGATGTCAGCCGCCTCCTTCATCTCCATGGCGGGCCTGATCTCTTTCATGGGTTACGATGGCGGGGTATACCTGATGGGCTGGACCGGCGGTTATGTACTGCTGGCTCTGTGTCTGGCGCCTTACCTGCGTAAGTTCGGTAAGTTTACCGTGCCGGACTTCATCGGTGACCGTTACTACTCCCAGGTGGCCCGAATTGTGGCGGTCGTCTGTGCCATCTTCGTCTGCTTCACCTATGTTGCCGGCCAGATGCGTGGCGTGGGCGTGGTGTTCAGCCGCTTCCTGGAAGTGGACATTGTCACCGGTGTGGTCATAGGTATGGCCATCGTGTTCTTCTACGCGGTACTGGGCGGCATGAAGGGGATCACCTACACCCAGGTTGCGCAGTTCTGCGTGCTGATCACCGCCTATCTGGTGCCTGCCGTCTTCATCTCCATCATGATGACCAACAACCCTCTGCCACAGCTGGGCTTCGGTTCGACGCTCAATGACGGGTCGGGGATGTATCTATTGGATAAATTGGACGGGCTATCGACGGAGTTAGGGTTCAACCAGTATACGGACGGATCGAAGAGTACCATTGACGTGTTCTTCATTACCGCCGCCCTGATGGTGGGTACCGCCGGTCTGCCCCACGTGATTGTGCGCTTCTTTACCGTACCCAAGGTGAGTGACGCCCGTCTGTCGGCCGGTTGGGCCCTGGTGTTCATCGCCATGCTGTACACCACCGCGCCTGCGGTAGCCTCCTTTGCCCGTGTAAACATGATCAACACCATTAACGGTGAAGACGGTCGCGGCATCGTCGGCGAGCAAGCCCCATCCTGGGTGAAGAACTGGAGCGATACCGGCCTCATCAGCTGGGAAGACAAGAACGGCGACGGTCGCATGTTCTACTCCGGTGACGAACGCAACGAGATGAAGATTGACCGTGACATCATGGTACTGGCCAACCCAGAGATCGCCGAACTGCCCAACTGGGTGATCGCCCTGGTGGCGGCCGGTGGTGTGGCAGCGGCCCTGTCCACCTCTGCAGGTCTGTTGCTGGTGATCTCCACCTCGGTGTCCCACGACTTGTTGAAACGGTCGCTGATGCCGAACATCACTGACAGACAGGAGTTGACCTACGCCCGAGTGGCTGCGGCCGTCGCCATTGTGGTGGCGGGGTATCTGGGAATCAATCCGCCGGGCTTTGTGGCTCAGGTGGTGGCGTTTGCCTTCGGCCTGGCAGCGTCGTCCTTCTTCCCGGCCATTATCATGGGCATCTTCTCTAAGAAGATGAACAAAGAGGGTGCCATTGCCGGCATGATCTCCGGCATCACCTTCACCGCGGCGTACATCATCTACTTCAAGTTCATTAACCCAACGGGCAATGTTCCTGAAAACTGGTGGTTCGGCATCTCCCCAGAGGGTATTGGTACCCTGGGTATGATGGTGAACTTCATCGTGGCCTTCGCGGTGAGCAAGGTGACCGCCGCCGTGCCTCAGGATGTGCAGGATCTGGTCGAACAGATTCGCTTCCCGAAAGGCTCTGGTAAGGCGCAGGCCCACTAA
- a CDS encoding DUF294 nucleotidyltransferase-like domain-containing protein, with translation MDHGLTPLVQFLSDTVPFDTLPEEARERCAASIEVAYASRRDRMIEFDPNNPSLYLIASGVFELRSKEGELLSRLDSHQSFGFRALLTGEPTAADIHIIEDGLLYLIPQAMFDELRYHHKEFERFFNRQHGQRIRLGERYDSHRHTNSMKLSKVMSANVVSGDGQMSIADAAAKMSEHRISCLPITHEGRIVGILTDRDLRNRVLAKGVAVTSCVSEVMTADPLCAEPQATWFDAQLMMTRYNIHHLPVAESGKLVGLVTSNDLMRQLDSDPALIIKQLNRCKDLDALVRVMEGVPNLVKAQVAADVSAEQVGRLLTAISDRLTERLINLAKEELGPAPINWCWLAFGSQARMDQVVGSDQDNGLLLSKEPNEEERGYFLKLAEFVCLGLDRCGQTLCKGEVMAMNPKWCQSMEGWKQQFDRWILEPEPMAVMHSSIFFDIRGIAGDLALAKQLQHYVVQQASQSDFFLTYLARNSVSRRPPLGFFRQWVLDKDGEQKEGVDLKHRGLAIVNDIGRLYALACGSDEVETPRRLKAAMEAGLLTRKDALNIADALEFIRQQRLDNHERQWQAGESASNYLEPRSLSQLVRHQLKDAFVVVGQAQDGVKLKYGKQL, from the coding sequence ATGGATCATGGTCTTACCCCCCTGGTGCAGTTCCTGTCTGACACTGTGCCTTTTGATACCCTGCCCGAAGAGGCGAGAGAGCGCTGCGCCGCCAGTATCGAGGTTGCCTACGCCAGCCGGCGCGACCGGATGATCGAGTTTGATCCCAATAACCCCAGCCTCTACCTCATAGCCAGTGGTGTGTTTGAGCTGCGCAGCAAGGAGGGGGAGTTGCTGTCCCGGCTGGACAGCCACCAGAGCTTTGGCTTTCGGGCTCTGCTCACCGGTGAACCCACCGCCGCAGACATCCACATCATCGAGGATGGTCTGCTCTACCTCATTCCCCAGGCGATGTTCGATGAGCTCCGCTATCACCACAAGGAGTTCGAGCGCTTTTTCAACCGTCAGCACGGCCAGCGCATCCGTTTGGGGGAGCGCTACGACAGCCACAGGCACACCAACTCCATGAAGCTGTCCAAGGTGATGAGCGCCAATGTGGTCAGCGGTGACGGCCAGATGAGCATCGCCGACGCCGCGGCCAAGATGAGTGAGCACCGCATCTCCTGTCTGCCCATCACCCATGAGGGGCGGATTGTGGGCATCCTCACCGACCGGGACCTGAGAAACCGGGTGCTGGCCAAGGGCGTGGCGGTGACCTCCTGCGTCAGCGAAGTGATGACCGCCGATCCCCTGTGCGCCGAACCTCAGGCCACCTGGTTTGATGCCCAGTTGATGATGACCCGCTACAACATTCACCATCTGCCAGTGGCAGAGAGTGGCAAGCTGGTGGGACTGGTGACCAGTAACGACCTGATGCGCCAGTTGGACTCCGACCCGGCGCTGATCATCAAGCAACTGAACCGCTGCAAGGATCTGGATGCCCTGGTGCGGGTGATGGAGGGGGTACCGAACCTGGTCAAGGCCCAGGTGGCGGCGGATGTCTCCGCCGAACAGGTGGGGCGTCTACTCACCGCCATCTCAGATCGCCTCACCGAGAGGCTGATCAACCTGGCGAAGGAGGAGCTGGGGCCGGCACCCATCAACTGGTGCTGGCTGGCATTTGGCTCCCAGGCGCGCATGGACCAGGTGGTGGGGTCGGATCAGGACAACGGCCTGCTGCTCTCCAAGGAGCCCAATGAGGAGGAGCGCGGCTACTTCCTCAAGCTGGCGGAGTTTGTCTGCCTCGGGCTGGATCGCTGCGGCCAGACCCTGTGCAAGGGCGAGGTGATGGCGATGAACCCCAAATGGTGTCAGTCCATGGAGGGGTGGAAGCAGCAGTTCGACCGCTGGATCCTCGAGCCCGAGCCCATGGCGGTGATGCACAGTTCCATCTTTTTTGATATCCGCGGCATCGCCGGCGACCTGGCGCTGGCCAAGCAGCTTCAACACTATGTGGTGCAGCAGGCCAGTCAATCGGATTTCTTCCTCACCTATCTGGCGCGCAACAGCGTCAGCCGCCGTCCGCCCCTGGGCTTCTTCCGCCAATGGGTATTGGACAAGGATGGCGAACAAAAGGAGGGGGTGGATCTCAAGCACCGGGGACTGGCCATCGTCAACGACATAGGCCGGCTGTACGCACTGGCGTGCGGAAGTGATGAGGTTGAGACTCCCAGGCGCCTCAAGGCGGCCATGGAAGCGGGCCTGTTGACCCGAAAGGATGCCCTCAACATCGCCGATGCCCTGGAGTTCATTCGTCAGCAGCGGCTGGACAATCATGAGCGCCAGTGGCAGGCGGGGGAGAGCGCCAGCAACTATCTGGAGCCGCGTTCCCTGTCGCAACTGGTGCGCCACCAGCTCAAGGATGCCTTCGTGGTGGTCGGCCAAGCGCAGGACGGGGTGAAGCTCAAATATGGGAAGCAGCTGTGA
- a CDS encoding 3'-5' exonuclease — MSLLSSKLWRWRWQAWRSGESVPATEHVGSSFDQLPLLALDLELTGLNPKEDEIVSIGAVPIEGGRIRCGTAFYQLVKANGSVGHSATIHGIVDGQLEQALDLTAALKRLWPLLEGKILVCHNAELDLAFLRRALKECGVSQAPLLAVDTLELEQRRLVRQGKPLAAGDLTLAACRERHGLPYYQGHDALVDALACGELLLAQAAAMGGNPNLGELLGP; from the coding sequence GTGAGTTTGCTCAGCAGCAAACTGTGGCGCTGGCGTTGGCAGGCCTGGCGCAGCGGAGAGTCGGTGCCCGCCACCGAGCATGTCGGCTCGAGCTTTGACCAGTTACCCTTGCTGGCCCTGGATCTGGAGCTCACCGGCCTCAATCCCAAGGAGGATGAGATTGTCAGCATCGGCGCCGTTCCCATAGAGGGGGGACGCATCCGCTGTGGCACTGCTTTCTATCAGTTGGTGAAAGCCAATGGCAGCGTCGGCCACTCGGCCACCATTCATGGCATCGTCGATGGTCAACTGGAGCAGGCGCTGGATCTCACCGCTGCCCTGAAGCGGCTTTGGCCGCTGCTGGAAGGTAAGATTCTGGTGTGTCATAACGCCGAGCTGGATCTGGCTTTCCTGCGCCGGGCTCTGAAAGAGTGCGGGGTGTCGCAAGCGCCGCTGCTGGCGGTAGATACCCTGGAGCTGGAGCAGCGCCGGTTGGTGCGACAGGGAAAGCCGCTGGCGGCGGGCGATCTTACCCTGGCCGCCTGCCGGGAGCGTCACGGCTTGCCCTATTACCAGGGCCATGATGCCCTGGTGGATGCCCTGGCCTGCGGTGAGCTGCTGCTGGCTCAGGCTGCCGCCATGGGCGGCAACCCTAACTTGGGTGAGCTCTTGGGGCCCTGA
- a CDS encoding ketoacyl-ACP synthase III produces the protein MLHAQITGWGKCLPPATLTNDDLATFMDTSDEWIRSRTGIGQRHISHVSTSAMATVAAKHALAAAGLEGSDLDMIILGSATPDTLVPNIAATVQAEVGAQCAAFDINAACSGFLYALGLATAQIRSGQCRKVLVIGAERLTFLLNWLQRDTAVLFGDGAGAVILEAVESEEPTGVLSYAMNNDPQARDILKVDAFGSDMDRWSEDATDFQFQFEGREIFKRAIAGMSSLGKKVLTESNTPLDAVDLVVPHQANVRIIDTLIGKMGLPAEKAFINIENYGNTSAATVPIALCDALEQGRIKPGDTLLSCAFGAGLTSAAAVIKWGDRVTPVNTCDAELPPCEQTGLELIAPAVAAAKAQLAEKQ, from the coding sequence ATGCTACATGCCCAGATTACCGGCTGGGGCAAGTGTTTGCCCCCAGCAACCCTGACCAACGACGACCTGGCCACCTTTATGGATACCTCAGATGAGTGGATCCGCAGCCGCACCGGCATCGGCCAGCGCCACATCAGCCACGTCAGCACCTCAGCCATGGCCACCGTCGCCGCCAAACACGCCCTGGCCGCCGCCGGCCTCGAAGGCAGCGATCTGGATATGATCATCCTTGGCAGCGCCACCCCGGACACCCTGGTGCCCAACATCGCCGCCACAGTGCAGGCGGAAGTCGGCGCCCAGTGTGCCGCTTTTGACATCAACGCCGCCTGCTCCGGCTTCCTCTATGCGCTGGGACTGGCAACGGCCCAGATCCGCAGCGGTCAGTGCCGCAAGGTACTGGTGATCGGCGCCGAGCGCCTCACCTTCCTGCTCAACTGGCTGCAGCGGGATACCGCCGTCCTCTTCGGAGACGGGGCCGGTGCGGTGATTCTGGAAGCGGTTGAGAGCGAGGAGCCAACCGGCGTCCTGAGCTACGCCATGAACAACGATCCCCAGGCCCGGGATATCCTCAAGGTCGACGCCTTCGGCAGCGACATGGACCGCTGGAGCGAAGACGCCACCGACTTCCAGTTCCAGTTCGAGGGCCGGGAGATCTTCAAGCGCGCCATCGCCGGCATGTCCTCCCTGGGCAAAAAGGTGCTCACCGAGAGCAATACCCCACTGGACGCGGTCGACCTAGTGGTGCCCCACCAGGCCAATGTGCGCATCATCGATACCCTTATTGGTAAGATGGGACTGCCTGCCGAGAAGGCGTTCATCAATATCGAGAACTACGGCAACACCTCGGCGGCCACCGTGCCCATCGCCCTGTGTGACGCCCTGGAGCAGGGTCGAATCAAGCCAGGAGACACCCTGCTCTCCTGCGCCTTTGGTGCCGGCCTCACCTCCGCCGCCGCAGTGATCAAATGGGGTGACCGGGTCACGCCGGTCAACACCTGTGATGCCGAGCTGCCGCCTTGCGAGCAGACCGGTCTGGAGCTGATCGCTCCCGCGGTAGCGGCCGCCAAGGCCCAACTGGCTGAAAAGCAGTAA